The following are encoded together in the Cicer arietinum cultivar CDC Frontier isolate Library 1 chromosome 2, Cicar.CDCFrontier_v2.0, whole genome shotgun sequence genome:
- the LOC101501744 gene encoding uncharacterized protein, protein MPMNHGHGQQSRRWYKLCFVPTSSDSSDDSDTESVVIAPSTPTQTSTWQQSSPPYLPPSPPNPEPQINWSFPPPPPPPPSFFLLSPPLVRLQFQATNLEPQINRHSPPPPPPPPPFSLLSPPLVRSQFQATNPEPQTNWQSSQQPPPPSPPLERWDEMFPLMDNVSPSVIEQRHPEDDQSVCLRIPDSVINAIRRVRISELHERDKLSHCPICMEEFKLDDKACQLPCKHTYKFECILRWLNSNKTCPICRLRLDGWEGQGSSYNIGDDDDNNSLDLEPPILPPVIITNSLEDLLQFSPHSQVTEDVGGDNSADEAEYDSACDYLGDSYEDGEIVSSNYQSNRSSQI, encoded by the coding sequence ATGCCAATGAACCATGGCCACGGCCAACAATCCAGAAGGTGGTATAAACTATGCTTTGTTCCCACAAGTTCAGATAGTTCAGATGATTCTGATACAGAATCTGTAGTCATAGCTCCAAGTACTCCAACTCAAACTAGTACATGGCAACAGTCTTCTCCACCGTATTTGCCACCATCACCACCAAATCCAGAACCTCAAATCAACTGGAGTTTTCCTCCACCGCCGCCGCCACCGCCTTCTTTTTTTCTACTGTCACCACCATTAGTGCGATTACAGTTCCAGGCTACAAATCTAGAACCTCAAATCAACAGGCATTCTCCACCACCACCGCCGCCACCTCCACCTTTTTCTCTACTGTCACCACCATTAGTGCGATCACAATTCCAGGCTACAAACCCAGAACCTCAAACTAACTGGCAGTCTTCACAGCAACCGCCACCGCCGTCACCACCACTGGAAAGATGGGATGAAATGTTTCCCCTTATGGATAATGTTTCCCCTTCAGTGATTGAGCAAAGACATCCCGAAGATGATCAAAGTGTGTGCCTTCGAATTCCAGACAGCGTCATCAATGCCATTCGCAGAGTGAGAATTTCAGAGTTGCATGAAAGAGATAAACTCTCTCACTGTCCCATTTGCATGGAGGAGTTTAAACTGGATGACAAAGCATGTCAGTTACCCTGCAAACATACCTACAAGTTCGAATGCATTCTTCGTTGGCTTAACAGCAACAAAACATGTCCCATTTGCAGGCTTCGGTTAGATGGTTGGGAAGGACAGGGTAGTTCTTATAACATAGGTGATGATGATGACAATAATAGTTTGGACCTTGAACCTCCAATTCTACCACCAGTAATTATAACTAATAGCTTGGAAGACCTTTTGCAATTTTCTCCACATTCACAAGTTACTGAGGATGTTGGAGGTGACAACTCTGCAGATGAAGCCGAGTATGACAGCGCATGCGACTACTTAGGTGATTCTTATGAAGATGGAGAGATAGTTAGTAGTAATTATCAAAGTAATCGTAGTTCACAAATTTAA
- the LOC140919299 gene encoding uncharacterized protein isoform X4, with translation MSISLNAHDLDKFLKSIGRDPSYVDFEANPTVSKDQPPDLAALVPPSLGVMPQQSETQPSSQVPADGNHVSVNNKSQTVSVKDVKPSVIKNVTKEKSVNNAHSPGSFADVGPFVEEILHKTSELLLSEIKEDTIKQQGEHLGTAVSDNLRKHLVSYLKNHAMIFKNTAYTEGFHAGVQHQQRHF, from the exons ATGTCCATAT CTTTAAATGCTCATGACCTTGACAAATTTCTAAAGTCAATAGGAAGGGATCCGTCATATGTTGATTTTGAG GCCAATCCTACTGTGAGTAAAGATCAACCTCCTGATCTAGCTGCTCTAGTTCCACCCAGCTTAGGAGTTATGCCCCAACAATCTGAAACACAACCTTCATCACAAGTTCCTGCAGATGGAAACCATGTTTCTGTTAATAATAAGTCCCAGACAGTTTCAG TAAAAGATGTCAAGCCATCCGTTATTAAGAATGTTACCAAGGAGAAATCAGTCAACAATGCTCATTCACCAGGCTCCTTTGCAGATGTTGGGCCGTTTGTTGAAGAAATATTGCATAAAACATCAGAATTATTGCTTTCAGAG ATCAAAGAAGACACAATAAAACAACAAGGGGAACATCTAGGCACGGCAGTGTCTGACAATCTACGGAAACATCTTGTCTCATATTTGAAAAACCATGCT ATGATATTTAAGAACACAGCATACACAGAAGGGTTTCATGCTGGTGTTCAACATCAACAGAGACATTTCTGA
- the LOC140919299 gene encoding uncharacterized protein isoform X2, with the protein MSISLNAHDLDKFLKSIGRDPSYVDFEANPTVSKDQPPDLAALVPPSLGVMPQQSETQPSSQVPADGNHVSVNNKSQTVSGCDAVKDVKPSVIKNVTKEKSVNNAHSPGSFADVGPFVEEILHKTSELLLSEIKEDTIKQQGEHLGTAVSDNLRKHLVSYLKNHAMIFKNTAYTEGFHAGVQHQQRHF; encoded by the exons ATGTCCATAT CTTTAAATGCTCATGACCTTGACAAATTTCTAAAGTCAATAGGAAGGGATCCGTCATATGTTGATTTTGAG GCCAATCCTACTGTGAGTAAAGATCAACCTCCTGATCTAGCTGCTCTAGTTCCACCCAGCTTAGGAGTTATGCCCCAACAATCTGAAACACAACCTTCATCACAAGTTCCTGCAGATGGAAACCATGTTTCTGTTAATAATAAGTCCCAGACAGTTTCAG GTTGTGATGCAGTAAAAGATGTCAAGCCATCCGTTATTAAGAATGTTACCAAGGAGAAATCAGTCAACAATGCTCATTCACCAGGCTCCTTTGCAGATGTTGGGCCGTTTGTTGAAGAAATATTGCATAAAACATCAGAATTATTGCTTTCAGAG ATCAAAGAAGACACAATAAAACAACAAGGGGAACATCTAGGCACGGCAGTGTCTGACAATCTACGGAAACATCTTGTCTCATATTTGAAAAACCATGCT ATGATATTTAAGAACACAGCATACACAGAAGGGTTTCATGCTGGTGTTCAACATCAACAGAGACATTTCTGA
- the LOC140919299 gene encoding uncharacterized protein isoform X1, with product MSISLNAHDLDKFLKSIGRDPSYVDFEANPTVSKDQPPDLAALVPPSLGVMPQQSETQPSSQVPADGNHVSVNNKSQTVSGCDAVKDVKPSVIKNVTKEKSVNNAHSPGSFADVGPFVEEILHKTSELLLSEVKISIKEDTIKQQGEHLGTAVSDNLRKHLVSYLKNHAMIFKNTAYTEGFHAGVQHQQRHF from the exons ATGTCCATAT CTTTAAATGCTCATGACCTTGACAAATTTCTAAAGTCAATAGGAAGGGATCCGTCATATGTTGATTTTGAG GCCAATCCTACTGTGAGTAAAGATCAACCTCCTGATCTAGCTGCTCTAGTTCCACCCAGCTTAGGAGTTATGCCCCAACAATCTGAAACACAACCTTCATCACAAGTTCCTGCAGATGGAAACCATGTTTCTGTTAATAATAAGTCCCAGACAGTTTCAG GTTGTGATGCAGTAAAAGATGTCAAGCCATCCGTTATTAAGAATGTTACCAAGGAGAAATCAGTCAACAATGCTCATTCACCAGGCTCCTTTGCAGATGTTGGGCCGTTTGTTGAAGAAATATTGCATAAAACATCAGAATTATTGCTTTCAGAGGTAAAGATCAGT ATCAAAGAAGACACAATAAAACAACAAGGGGAACATCTAGGCACGGCAGTGTCTGACAATCTACGGAAACATCTTGTCTCATATTTGAAAAACCATGCT ATGATATTTAAGAACACAGCATACACAGAAGGGTTTCATGCTGGTGTTCAACATCAACAGAGACATTTCTGA
- the LOC140919299 gene encoding uncharacterized protein isoform X6, producing MEEKQDPSPFSKEQIEALQKMLWQIVLTAEKCGTISVAQKVKDVKPSVIKNVTKEKSVNNAHSPGSFADVGPFVEEILHKTSELLLSEVKISIKEDTIKQQGEHLGTAVSDNLRKHLVSYLKNHAMIFKNTAYTEGFHAGVQHQQRHF from the exons ATGGAAGAGAAACAAGATCCATCTCCATTCAGCAAAGAACAAATAGAGGCTCTGCAGAAAATGCTCTGGCAGATTGTCCTTACTGCAGAAAAATGTGGTACAATTTCAGTAGCACAAAAAG TAAAAGATGTCAAGCCATCCGTTATTAAGAATGTTACCAAGGAGAAATCAGTCAACAATGCTCATTCACCAGGCTCCTTTGCAGATGTTGGGCCGTTTGTTGAAGAAATATTGCATAAAACATCAGAATTATTGCTTTCAGAGGTAAAGATCAGT ATCAAAGAAGACACAATAAAACAACAAGGGGAACATCTAGGCACGGCAGTGTCTGACAATCTACGGAAACATCTTGTCTCATATTTGAAAAACCATGCT ATGATATTTAAGAACACAGCATACACAGAAGGGTTTCATGCTGGTGTTCAACATCAACAGAGACATTTCTGA
- the LOC140919299 gene encoding uncharacterized protein isoform X3, giving the protein MSISLNAHDLDKFLKSIGRDPSYVDFEANPTVSKDQPPDLAALVPPSLGVMPQQSETQPSSQVPADGNHVSVNNKSQTVSVKDVKPSVIKNVTKEKSVNNAHSPGSFADVGPFVEEILHKTSELLLSEVKISIKEDTIKQQGEHLGTAVSDNLRKHLVSYLKNHAMIFKNTAYTEGFHAGVQHQQRHF; this is encoded by the exons ATGTCCATAT CTTTAAATGCTCATGACCTTGACAAATTTCTAAAGTCAATAGGAAGGGATCCGTCATATGTTGATTTTGAG GCCAATCCTACTGTGAGTAAAGATCAACCTCCTGATCTAGCTGCTCTAGTTCCACCCAGCTTAGGAGTTATGCCCCAACAATCTGAAACACAACCTTCATCACAAGTTCCTGCAGATGGAAACCATGTTTCTGTTAATAATAAGTCCCAGACAGTTTCAG TAAAAGATGTCAAGCCATCCGTTATTAAGAATGTTACCAAGGAGAAATCAGTCAACAATGCTCATTCACCAGGCTCCTTTGCAGATGTTGGGCCGTTTGTTGAAGAAATATTGCATAAAACATCAGAATTATTGCTTTCAGAGGTAAAGATCAGT ATCAAAGAAGACACAATAAAACAACAAGGGGAACATCTAGGCACGGCAGTGTCTGACAATCTACGGAAACATCTTGTCTCATATTTGAAAAACCATGCT ATGATATTTAAGAACACAGCATACACAGAAGGGTTTCATGCTGGTGTTCAACATCAACAGAGACATTTCTGA
- the LOC140919299 gene encoding uncharacterized protein isoform X5, producing the protein MEEKQDPSPFSKEQIEALQKMLWQIVLTAEKCGTISVAQKGCDAVKDVKPSVIKNVTKEKSVNNAHSPGSFADVGPFVEEILHKTSELLLSEVKISIKEDTIKQQGEHLGTAVSDNLRKHLVSYLKNHAMIFKNTAYTEGFHAGVQHQQRHF; encoded by the exons ATGGAAGAGAAACAAGATCCATCTCCATTCAGCAAAGAACAAATAGAGGCTCTGCAGAAAATGCTCTGGCAGATTGTCCTTACTGCAGAAAAATGTGGTACAATTTCAGTAGCACAAAAAG GTTGTGATGCAGTAAAAGATGTCAAGCCATCCGTTATTAAGAATGTTACCAAGGAGAAATCAGTCAACAATGCTCATTCACCAGGCTCCTTTGCAGATGTTGGGCCGTTTGTTGAAGAAATATTGCATAAAACATCAGAATTATTGCTTTCAGAGGTAAAGATCAGT ATCAAAGAAGACACAATAAAACAACAAGGGGAACATCTAGGCACGGCAGTGTCTGACAATCTACGGAAACATCTTGTCTCATATTTGAAAAACCATGCT ATGATATTTAAGAACACAGCATACACAGAAGGGTTTCATGCTGGTGTTCAACATCAACAGAGACATTTCTGA